A single Lolium perenne isolate Kyuss_39 chromosome 6, Kyuss_2.0, whole genome shotgun sequence DNA region contains:
- the LOC127309974 gene encoding uncharacterized protein, translated as MDPTEILEGVTPPTHTDGKMQRLPQPPPQAADALSMVLNNDDLLREIMVRLGLPTSLVRAILVCKRWFFVASDPLFLHRFRWHHPPRLLGFYVATRSTTSFALLRPRFPSAWPRATASYDEEFACICDLQNDTMLVSGFYRERREVEVHWPMSPQRGVVAIPMTPYDHFGGPSCTVAQLLLKVQHQGGRNRLVYVLLSLGFLRKENKYSFKYKAHIYVLQQDGQWRFRSLAEVVLPYPKPGSKPLLVGTKIYLEHSTSIAALDLETSSFSTIPLPEGMERYDCKDMMLSATYDSGFFLIHLDKDLELCIWLHIGDWWQLLDVVSLPGMFATLGVTGWTADGEPATLFQTTKTGDFAEFVFLKLGKCALCYDTRRRVLRKVYEVTQEDQTLEQIHPFMMTWPPIFPALKGDHLARSFSADDDDALLRHSPSWRRRRKTPPPLVPQALPGGRPVAEFPLELQSWCGGGDPGRSSSAPLLPQVGGEEDQQTSAEMADPTGMVCSVSHFPAAFFSQSFPAALVCLQHIAGMVTEVCLLYHAISGFEIL; from the exons ATGGATCCTACTGAGATTCTGGAAGG GGTCACACCACCTACGCACACGGACGGCAAGATGCAGAGGCTCCCCCAACCGCCTCCGCAGGCCGCAGACGCGTTATCCATGGTGCTCAACAACGACGACCTCCTCCGCGAGATCATGGTCCGCCTCGGCCTCCCCACCAGCCTCGTCCGTGCTATCCTCGTCTGCAAACGCTGGTTCTTCGTGGCCTCCGACCCGCTCTTCCTCCACCGGTTCCGCTGGCACCACCCGCCCCGCCTCCTCGGCTTCTACGTCGCCACGAGGTCGACGACCAGCTTCGCGCTGCTCCGCCCGCGCTTC CCGTCTGCATGGCCGAGAGCTACAGCTTCCTACGACGAGGAATTCGCGTGCATCTGTGATCTCCAGAACGACACCATGCTCGTCAGCGGCTTCTACCGCGAGAGACGCGAGGTCGAAGTGCACTGGCCGATGAGCCCTCAGCGAGGCGTCGTCGCCATCCCCATGACCCCATACGACCACTTCGGCGGCCCCTCGTGCACCGTCGCCCAATTACTCCTGAAAGTTcaacaccaaggtggccgcaacaGGCTCGTCTACGTATTGCTGTCCTTGGGGTTCCTCAGGAAAGAAAACAAATATTCCTTTAAATACAAGGCGCACATATACGTGCTGCAACAAGACGGCCAGTGGCGCTTCCGGTCATTGGCCGAGGTGGTGCTCCCTTATCCCAAGCCGGGCTCCAAACCTCTGCTGGTCGGCACCAAGATCTATTTGGAGCACTCTACCAGCATCGCCGCGCTGGATCTGGAAACCTCAAGCTTCTCCACGATTCCGCTCCCGGAAGGAATGGAGCGGTATGATTGCAAAGATATGATGCTTTCGGCTACCTATGATTCAGGATTTTTTCTTATCCATCTTGATAAGGACCTCGAGCTTTGTATCTGGCTCCACATTGGGGACTGGTGGCAGCTTCTTGATGTCGTTAGCTTGCCTGGGATGTTTGCTACTTTGGGGGTGACAGGTTGGACGGCTGATGGCGAGCCTGCTACTCTTTTCCAAACAACCAAGACGGGGGATTTTGCCGAGTTTGTTTTCCTCAAGTTGGGAAAATGTGCACTCTGCTACGATACTAGGCGCAGGGTGctgcgtaaagtgtatgaggtgaCGCAAGAGGATCAAACTCTAGAGCAGATCCATCCTTTTATGATGACATGGCCCCCCATCTTCCCTGCGCTCAAGGGTGATCATCTTGCAAG GTCCTTCTCTGCCGACGACGATGACGCACTCTTGCGCCattcaccttcttggaggcgtcgccgcaAGACCCCCCCTCCTTTGGTTCCTCAAGCTCTGCCAGGTGGCCGGCCCGTTGCTGAGTTCCCCCTTGAGTTGCAGTCTTGGTGCGGTGGAG GCGATCCGGGCAGATCATCATCTGCTCCTCTGCTCCCACAGGTAGGTGGCGAAGAGGACCAACAGACATCAGCTGAGATGGCTGATCCCACAGGAATGGTTTGTTCAGTCAGTCATTTTCCAGCAGCATTCTTCAGTCAGTCCTTTCCAGCAGCATTGGTGTGCCTGCAGCACATTGCTGGCATGGTCACAGAAGTGTGCCTTCTCTATCATGCTATCTCTGGATTTGAGATTTTGTGA
- the LOC127305902 gene encoding cytoplasmic tRNA 2-thiolation protein 1, with amino-acid sequence MPMQSIAAPTRAGSRLCVRCGERKAALKRPKTLEQICRECFYIVFEDEIHRTIVDSNLFKAGERVAIGASGGKDSTVLAYVLSELNKRHNYGLDLFLLSIDEGITGYRDDSLETVKRNEIQYGLPLKIVSYKDLYDWTMDDIVKAIGLKNNCTFCGVFRRQALDRGAALLKVDKIVTGHNADDIAETVLLNILRGDIARLSRCTFITTGEDGPIPRCKPFKYTYEKEIVMYAYFKKLDYFSTECIYSPNAYRGFAREFIKDLERMRPRAILDIITSGENFRISTTTRMPEQGTCERCGYISSQKLCKACVLLEGLNRGLPKLGIGRTAKSGAGADGNGERQGKRPERNRSSLHGKHGNLDF; translated from the exons ATGCCCATGCAGTCAATCGCCGCTCCGACAAGGGCAGGGAGCCGTCTCTGCGTGCGCTGCGGTGAGCGGAAGGCCGCGCTCAAGCGGCCCAAGACTCTAGAGCAG ATATGCAGGGAATGTTTCTATATTGTCTTCGAGGACGAGATCCATCGAACAATTGTTGACAGCAATTTGTTTAAAGCCGGCGAGCGTGTGGCAATTGGAGCTTCTGGTGGAAAAG ATTCGACTGTGCTTGCATACGTGTTATCAGAGTTAAACAAACGGCACAACTATGGCCTCGATTTGTTCCTTTTATCGATTGATGAGGGAATCACAGGCTACAGAGATGACTCTCTAGAAACTGTTAAAAGGAATGAGATCCAG TATGGCCTACCACTGAAAATAGTATCTTATAAGGATCTCTATGACTGGACAATGGATGATATTGTGAAAGCAATTGGCCTTAAAAACAATTGTACTTTCTGTGGTGTTTTTCGACGTCAG GCACTAGACCGAGGTGCTGCTCTGTTGAAGGTTGATAAGATTGTAACTGGGCATAATGCAGATGACATTGCAGAGACTGTTTTGCTAAATATTTTGCGTGGCGATATTGCGAG GTTAAGTAGGTGCACCTTCATAACTACTGGTGAAGATGGACCAATCCCTAGATGCAAGCCTTTCAAATACACCTACGAGAAGGAGATTGTTAT GTATGCTTATTTCAAAAAGCTGGACTACTTCTCCACTGAAT GTATCTATTCACCAAATGCATATCGTGGATTTGCTCGTGAATTCATTAAAGATTTGGAAAGAATGAG GCCTAGAGCTATCCTGGACATCATAACCTCTGGCGAAAATTTCCGGATATCCACGACAACAAGAATGCCAGAGCAAGGAACATGTGAACGTTGTGGTTACATTTCTAGTCAG AAACTATGCAAAGCTTGCGTCTTGCTTGAAGGATTGAATCGAGGCCTGCCGAAGCTAGGCATAGGGAGGACTGCTAAAAGCGGCGCTGGAGCTGATGGTAACGGTGAGCGCCAAGGCAAACGTCCAGAGAGGAATAGGTCGAGCCTGCATGGAAAGCACGGCAACTTAGACTTCTGA